One Vitis riparia cultivar Riparia Gloire de Montpellier isolate 1030 chromosome 4, EGFV_Vit.rip_1.0, whole genome shotgun sequence genomic window carries:
- the LOC117913337 gene encoding WAT1-related protein At1g68170-like produces MASGKFWNVMTGLKPVLAMVVVQVSLGGINIMYKLAKSDGMSMKVLIAYRYIFAAAFTVPLALIFDRKSRQKMTWMIFLQGSLCGLFGGSLGQNLYAESLTLTSATFAAAMTNIIPAMAFVLAIVLRMERLAIGTVAGKAKVLGTLLSISGALVLTFYKGVELNLWSTNINLLHHGAATSQQSSNDQVLGSILAVVACMCFAVWLIIQAKISMVYPSYSGTALTCVCAAIQSVVYAMCAEKEWSAWKLGWNIRLLTVVYTGVWATGLMVAIMSWAARLRGPLFVSSFYPLMLVTVAILGSLLLDEQLYLGSIIAVVLIVVGLYGVLWGKGKEMKQNAQVDGAKSSTEPELRGIVIETSSSTKGKPTATSTICPIQATDRGSGAVSPAAVVHE; encoded by the exons ATGGCTAGTGGGAAGTTTTGGAATGTCATGACAGGGCTGAAGCCAGTCCTGGCAATGGTGGTGGTTCAAGTGTCACTGGGAGGAATTAATATTATGTACAAGTTGGCTAAGAGTGACGGCATGAGCATGAAGGTTTTAATCGCCTACAGATATATATTCGCTGCAGCTTTTACGGTTCCACTTGCTTTGATATTTGATCG GAAGAGTAGGCAAAAAATGACATGGATGATCTTCTTGCAAGGTTCCTTATGTGGTTTATTTGg GGGGTCATTAGGTCAAAACTTATATGCTGAGAGCTTGACTCTAACGTCCGCAACTTTTGCAGCAGCAATGACTAACATTATTCCAGCCATGGCATTTGTCCTGGCAATTGTCTTGAG GATGGAAAGATTAGCAATTGGCACGGTTGCTGGAAAGGCTAAGGTGTTGGGCACTCTATTAAGCATAAGTGGTGCACTGGTTCTCACATTTTACAAAGGAGTAGAGCTCAATTTGTGGTCAACTAACATCAACTTGCTGCATCATGGTGCAGCAACCTCACAGCAATCATCTAATGATCAAGTATTGGGCTCAATCTTAGCTGTTGTTGCTTGTATGTGCTTTGCAGTTTGGTTGATAATCCAG GCCAAGATTAGTATGGTGTATCCAAGCTACTCTGGAACTGCTCTTACTTGTGTCTGTGCAGCGATTCAGTCAGTTGTATATGCCATGTGTGCTGAGAAGGAATGGTCAGCATGGAAACTTGGTTGGAACATAAGACTTCTCACTGTTGTTTACACG GGAGTGTGGGCCACTGGATTGATGGTTGCAATAATGAGCTGGGCTGCAAGGCTGAGGGGGCCATTGTTTGTATCTTCTTTCTATCCCTTAATGCTTGTAACTGTTGCAATACTGGGGTCTCTCTTACTCGACGAGCAACTATACTTGGGAAG CATAATAGCAGTAGTGTTGATCGTAGTGGGCTTGTATGGTGTTTTGTGGGGAAAAGGCAAGGAGATGAAGCAGAACGCCCAAGTAGATGGAGCAAAAAGCTCTACGGAGCCAGAATTGAGAGGCATTGTCATAGAAACCTCATCCAGTACTAAGGGTAAACCGACCGCAACAAGTACTATTTGTCCCATCCAAGCTACTGACCGAGGATCTGGTGCGGTTTCTCCTGCTGCAGTGGTGCATGAATAG